A part of Bubalus bubalis isolate 160015118507 breed Murrah chromosome 6, NDDB_SH_1, whole genome shotgun sequence genomic DNA contains:
- the LOC102410917 gene encoding olfactory receptor 10T2 has protein sequence MEGFNKTAVVTQFILVGFSNLEELQVLLFVIFLLLYLTILMANAIIMTVICFSRTLHTPMYGFLFILSFSESCYTFVIIPQLLVHLLSATKTISFIACATQLFFFLGFACTNCFLIAVMGYDHYVAICHPLRYTLIMSKRLGLGLVSLSTVTGFFIALVATNLICGMHFCGPNRVNHYFCDMAPVIKLACTDTHVKELALFSLSILVIMMPFLLILISYGFIVNTILKIPSAEGKRKAFATCASHLTVVFVHYGCASIIYLRPKSKSASDKDQLVAVTYTVVTPLLNPLVYSLRNKEVKTALKRVLGMPVATK, from the coding sequence ATGGAAGGTTTCAATAAAACCGCTGTGGTTACACAGTTCATCCTGGTGGGGTTTTCTAACCTGGAGGAGCTCCAAGTGCTGCTTTTTGTCATCTTCCTCCTTCTGTACTTGACCATCCTAATGGCCAATGCTATCATCATGACTGTTATCTGCTTCAGCAGGACTTTACACACTCCCATGTATGGTTTCCTATTCATCCTTTCCTTTTCTGAGTCCTGCTACACTTTTGTCATCATCCCTCAGCTGCTGGTCCACCTGCTTTCAGCCACCAAGACTATCTCTTTCATAGCCTGTGCCACCCAGCTCTTCTTCTTCCTTGGCTTTGCATGTACCAACTGCTTTCTCATTGCTGTGATGGGATATGATCACTATGTGGCAATTTGCCACCCTCTGAGGTACACACTCATCATGAGCAAAAGGCTAGGTTTGGGGTTGGTATCTCTGTCAACAGTCACAGGTTTCTTTATTGCTTTGGTGGCCACCAATCTCATATGTGGCATGCATTTTTGTGGCCCAAACAGGGTCAACCACTATTTCTGTGACATGGCACCAGTTATTAAGTTAGCCTGCACAGACACTCATGTAAAAGAACTGGCTCTGTTCAGCCTCAGCATCCTGGTAATCATGATGCCTTTTCTGCTAATTCTCATATCCTATGGCTTCATTGTTAACACCATCCTGAAGATCCCCTcggctgagggcaagaggaaagcATTTGCCACCTGTGCCTCACACCTCACTGTGGTCTTTGTCCACTATGGCTGTGCCTCCATCATATACCTTCGGCCCAAATCCAAGTCTGCTTCAGACAAAGACCAGCTGGTGGCAGTGACCTACACAGTGGTTACTCCCCTACTTAATCCTCTTGTCTACAGTCTCAGGAACAAGGAGGTAAAGACTGCACTGAAAAGAGTTCTGGGAATGCCTGTGGCAACCAAGTAA